The Manduca sexta isolate Smith_Timp_Sample1 chromosome 17, JHU_Msex_v1.0, whole genome shotgun sequence genome includes a window with the following:
- the LOC119189567 gene encoding uncharacterized protein LOC119189567 — protein sequence MYGPFIRFPMLVGIGRRDMLAPSGLSWRQTASSCELRQSRAGIRTSRCIMKLQVLLLLFCVNVLCVSAKVRGGPHGRFSNYRGSHHHVNAHHAHFSYHPPSHISFTCRYCPAATSYPVYHGLLPTYVYKYKESGSRFGDLLTGLALYNLGRSAGEQWHYKHYYLPRKEENCSLQVIDQTQFDETSFPCFMMSTFMDRVASMKHLESDSQTIDVATSYIDVKPFLQNNGTPIKITREQECVLWHNLTFSKERNHVPCALLYEYSKTMKPSGVPVYIWLPALVGSVIAVTLCCKCCNMCKKEKVVKEEQPLNQAKVLGYCSNY from the coding sequence ATGTACGGCCCATTCATTCGTTTCCCCATGTTGGTCGGGATAGGGCGACGCGACATGCTGGCGCCATCGGGTCTGTCATGGCGCCAAACCGCCTCATCTTGTGAACTGCGGCAGTCGCGCGCCGGGATTCGCACTTCGCGCTGCATCATGAAGCTCCAGGTTCTACTCTTATTGTTCTGTGTGAATGTATTGTGCGTGAGTGCCAAGGTAAGAGGAGGACCGCACGGACGCTTCAGCAACTATAGAGGGAGTCATCATCACGTGAATGCACACCACGCCCACTTTTCATACCACCCGCCGAGTCACATATCCTTCACGTGCCGGTATTGTCCTGCAGCTACGTCGTATCCAGTGTACCACGGATTACTACCGACTTATGTATACAAATACAAGGAGTCAGGAAGCCGTTTCGGTGACTTACTCACTGGCCTTGCTCTGTACAATCTCGGTAGATCTGCGGGCGAGCAATGGCATTACAAGCACTACTACTTGCCCCGGAAAGAAGAAAATTGCTCATTACAAGTGATCGACCAAACGCAATTTGATGAGACGTCGTTTCCTTGCTTCATGATGTCCACATTTATGGACCGAGTGGCGAGTATGAAGCATCTAGAATCGGATTCGCAGACCATTGACGTAGCAACGTCTTATATTGACGTCAAACcatttttacaaaacaatggCACGCCAATAAAGATAACAAGGGAGCAAGAATGCGTTTTATGGCACAATTTAACCTTTTCTAAAGAGAGAAATCATGTCCCGTGTGCTCTATTGTACGAGTATTCTAAAACTATGAAGCCTTCGGGAGTACCGGTGTACATATGGCTGCCAGCGTTGGTGGGGTCGGTCATTGCTGTGACTCTGTGCTGCAAATGTTGTAACATGTGCAAGAAGGAAAAAGTCGTGAAGGAGGAACAGCCGCTTAATCAGGCCAAGGTGTTAGGATATTGTTCTAATTATTGA